The following coding sequences lie in one Polynucleobacter asymbioticus genomic window:
- the folE2 gene encoding GTP cyclohydrolase FolE2 gives MNDINTAFLKPQTMPDIQSSHDERALPIEQVGIRGLRHPLTIRTQTGVMPAVGNFEMDVALPAHVKGTHMSRFIALLQKHIEPIDSASVVAMVREMLPLLNATEGRIQFTYTHFVKKAAPVSGVESLMDYEVTWTAKAKHNAAGAIDVELTLRALVPVMSLCPCSKEISEYGAHNQRSHVTMSVELDSQTKMTVEDLVAAAESQASSELWGLLKRPDEKWVTERAYDNPKFVEDLVRDVAGQLKDDDRILSLVVEAENFESIHNHSAYAKISLTK, from the coding sequence ATGAACGACATCAACACCGCCTTTCTCAAACCGCAAACCATGCCGGACATTCAGTCTTCGCATGATGAGCGTGCCTTACCAATTGAGCAGGTGGGGATTCGTGGATTGCGTCATCCATTAACTATTCGCACTCAGACTGGTGTCATGCCAGCTGTTGGTAATTTCGAAATGGATGTGGCTTTACCGGCGCACGTGAAGGGCACACACATGTCCCGTTTCATTGCGCTTTTGCAAAAACATATTGAACCAATTGATAGTGCATCTGTGGTTGCCATGGTGCGTGAGATGTTGCCTTTATTGAATGCAACAGAAGGTCGCATTCAATTTACGTATACCCATTTTGTGAAAAAAGCCGCACCTGTATCCGGTGTTGAAAGCTTGATGGATTACGAAGTGACTTGGACAGCGAAGGCAAAACACAATGCGGCTGGCGCAATCGATGTTGAATTAACGCTTCGTGCTTTAGTTCCAGTGATGAGTTTGTGCCCTTGTTCTAAAGAGATTTCTGAGTACGGTGCACACAATCAACGTTCACATGTCACGATGTCTGTTGAGCTGGATTCGCAGACCAAAATGACGGTAGAAGATTTGGTTGCAGCCGCCGAGAGCCAAGCCTCTAGTGAGTTGTGGGGCTTACTCAAGCGCCCTGACGAGAAGTGGGTGACTGAGCGCGCTTATGACAACCCTAAGTTTGTAGAAGACTTGGTGCGTGATGTGGCTGGTCAACTGAAAGATGATGATCGTATTTTGTCTTTAGTAGTTGAGGCTGAGAACTTTGAGTCTATTCACAACCACAGCGCCTACGCCAAAATTAGTCTCACTAAGTAA
- the tsaD gene encoding tRNA (adenosine(37)-N6)-threonylcarbamoyltransferase complex transferase subunit TsaD: MIVLGIETSCDETGVALYDTSPWENRAPAHQGILGQALHSQIAMHRDYGGVVPELASRDHIRRVLPLLDDALHEAGLKLKDLDAVAYTQGPGLAGALLVGSAFAKSLAQGLNLPSIGVHHLEGHLLSPLLGVSVPEFPFIALLVSGGHTQLMLVSGVGKYQLLGETLDDAAGEAFDKTAKLLGLDYPGGAAISKLAEKGQSGRFDLPKPMLHSGDLDFSFSGLKTAVLNQVKKFEVLGITDPTEIATFHADLARSFVESLVAVLVSKSEKALKQTGCKHVVLAGGVGANLQLRTALNASAKKNRFEVHYPPVDLCTDNGVMIAFAGALRMLAENNGSTTSGAFDIKPRWDLASNNLA; encoded by the coding sequence ATGATTGTTTTAGGCATAGAAACTTCTTGTGACGAGACCGGGGTGGCCCTATACGACACCTCCCCTTGGGAAAACCGTGCCCCAGCCCATCAGGGCATCCTAGGACAGGCTTTGCACTCCCAAATTGCCATGCACCGGGACTATGGGGGTGTAGTCCCAGAATTGGCCTCTAGAGACCATATTAGGCGGGTTTTACCCCTTTTAGACGATGCATTGCATGAAGCCGGGCTCAAATTAAAGGATCTGGATGCTGTGGCCTACACCCAGGGCCCAGGATTAGCAGGCGCCCTGCTCGTTGGTAGCGCTTTTGCCAAATCCTTAGCCCAAGGCCTCAATCTACCCTCGATTGGGGTACATCACCTTGAAGGACACCTACTTTCCCCACTTTTAGGGGTTTCCGTACCGGAATTCCCCTTTATTGCCCTCCTAGTCTCAGGTGGGCATACCCAGCTGATGCTGGTCAGCGGGGTTGGTAAATACCAACTTCTAGGCGAAACCTTGGACGATGCTGCTGGCGAAGCCTTTGATAAAACGGCCAAATTATTAGGTTTGGACTACCCTGGGGGTGCTGCCATCTCCAAGCTGGCAGAAAAGGGGCAATCTGGACGTTTTGATCTGCCCAAACCAATGTTGCACTCAGGGGATTTAGATTTTTCTTTCTCGGGACTCAAAACTGCCGTTCTCAATCAAGTCAAAAAGTTTGAGGTACTCGGAATTACAGATCCTACTGAGATTGCAACATTTCATGCGGATCTGGCGCGTAGCTTTGTCGAGTCCTTAGTGGCGGTCTTAGTTAGCAAATCAGAGAAAGCGCTCAAGCAAACGGGCTGCAAACATGTGGTTCTAGCTGGTGGCGTAGGAGCGAATTTGCAATTACGCACAGCTCTCAATGCCAGCGCTAAAAAGAATCGCTTTGAAGTGCACTACCCACCAGTAGATCTCTGCACTGATAACGGTGTCATGATTGCATTTGCTGGTGCACTGCGCATGTTGGCAGAAAATAATGGCTCAACGACTTCGGGTGCTTTTGATATCAAACCCCGCTGGGATTTGGCAAGCAATAATCTCGCGTAA
- a CDS encoding sulfurtransferase, with product MTPLITANQLEEIINSGENVLVCDCRFDLVDPLAGKKSYLEGHIPGALYVDLDHDLSGAKTGKNGRHPLPSPEAWAQTKSRLGIDPNTLVIAYDNQGSVYASRLWWMLKATGHANVQVLDGGLDAWNGPIGTIPREAKSTTTPVPTMPYVGLVTVEEVVHNLQAKMNVVVDARANDRFHGQNETLDPVGGHIPNAINYCFRENLSRKSFKDPEQLYKDFVGLLGSTKASEVIHQCGSGVTACHNLLAMEIAGLKGSRLYAGSWSEWCADPSRPVAL from the coding sequence ATGACGCCTCTCATTACTGCAAATCAGTTAGAAGAAATCATCAACAGCGGCGAAAATGTTTTAGTCTGCGACTGTCGCTTTGATCTCGTAGATCCGCTGGCAGGCAAAAAATCTTACCTAGAAGGTCATATTCCTGGCGCACTATATGTCGACCTAGACCACGATTTATCCGGTGCAAAAACAGGTAAGAATGGACGTCACCCACTACCTAGTCCTGAGGCTTGGGCGCAAACCAAATCCCGCTTAGGCATTGACCCCAATACTTTAGTGATTGCCTATGACAATCAGGGCTCCGTATACGCTAGTCGCTTATGGTGGATGCTCAAAGCCACTGGTCATGCGAATGTGCAAGTCTTAGATGGTGGCTTAGATGCTTGGAATGGCCCGATTGGCACCATACCGCGTGAAGCTAAATCCACAACAACACCAGTACCCACAATGCCTTATGTTGGCTTAGTGACAGTAGAAGAGGTTGTGCATAACCTACAGGCCAAAATGAATGTCGTGGTTGATGCTCGTGCAAATGATCGCTTCCATGGACAAAATGAAACCTTAGATCCTGTTGGCGGACATATCCCTAATGCGATTAATTATTGCTTCAGAGAAAATCTTTCCAGAAAAAGTTTCAAGGACCCAGAACAACTGTACAAAGACTTTGTAGGCCTCTTGGGCTCAACCAAAGCCTCTGAAGTAATTCATCAATGTGGCTCTGGAGTCACGGCCTGTCATAACTTGCTAGCCATGGAAATCGCTGGCCTCAAAGGCTCACGTCTGTATGCGGGTAGCTGGAGTGAATGGTGTGCCGATCCAAGTCGGCCAGTTGCGCTTTAA
- a CDS encoding GatB/YqeY domain-containing protein: MSLKDQITEDMKNAMRAKEVARLGTIRLLLAAIKQREVDDRIVMDDASVIATVEKMIKQRKDSISQFEKANRDDLVAIEAAEMAILQDYLPAQLSDAELEAAVAAAVASTGAAGPQDMGKVIGVLKGQLAGKADMGKVSGLVKAALAK; encoded by the coding sequence ATGAGTCTGAAAGATCAAATCACCGAAGATATGAAAAACGCGATGCGTGCAAAAGAAGTGGCACGTCTTGGAACTATTCGCCTTTTATTGGCCGCCATCAAACAGCGTGAAGTAGATGATCGTATTGTGATGGATGATGCGAGCGTGATTGCTACCGTTGAGAAGATGATCAAGCAACGTAAAGATTCGATCTCTCAATTTGAAAAAGCCAATCGCGATGATTTGGTTGCAATTGAAGCTGCAGAGATGGCTATTCTGCAAGACTACTTACCTGCACAATTATCTGATGCAGAATTAGAGGCGGCTGTAGCTGCAGCGGTTGCATCGACTGGCGCTGCTGGTCCACAAGATATGGGTAAAGTCATTGGCGTTCTGAAAGGTCAGTTGGCTGGTAAGGCTGATATGGGTAAAGTTTCTGGTTTAGTCAAAGCTGCGCTTGCGAAGTAA
- a CDS encoding aromatic ring-hydroxylating oxygenase subunit alpha has translation MTNLATAQQLAPSNLQLPVSAYFDVDLYQREIELLFKQGPGYVGHELMVPEVGSYQTLTSENEGRLLVRNAQGVELLSNVCRHRQALMLNGKGKADNIVCPLHRWTYDLNGQLMGAPHFEDKPCLNLGKSPLQNWQGLLFEGPRDVRTDLAKLGVADDLNFEGYVLDHVEVHECNYNWKTFIEVYLEDYHVAPFHPGLGKFVSCEDLRWEFGDWHSVQTVGIHKNLEKPGSPVYQKWHEAVLRHHEGKTPRHGAIWLTYYPNVMVEWYPGVLCVSTLHPMGPNKTRNIVEFYYPEEIALFEREFVEAERAAYMETCIEDDEIAERMDAGRAALLARGQNEVGPYQSPMEDGMQHFHEWYRRAMSYKGA, from the coding sequence ATGACTAATCTGGCTACCGCGCAGCAGCTTGCGCCGTCCAATTTACAACTGCCGGTTTCGGCCTATTTTGACGTTGATCTCTATCAGCGTGAAATTGAACTGCTTTTTAAGCAGGGTCCAGGCTATGTTGGTCACGAACTCATGGTTCCTGAAGTTGGCTCTTACCAAACCTTGACCTCAGAAAACGAAGGTCGCCTACTAGTTCGTAATGCCCAAGGCGTTGAACTCCTTTCCAATGTCTGCCGTCATCGTCAAGCACTCATGCTCAATGGCAAAGGCAAGGCGGACAATATTGTTTGCCCCTTGCATCGCTGGACCTACGATTTAAATGGTCAACTCATGGGTGCACCGCACTTTGAAGATAAGCCTTGTCTCAATCTAGGCAAATCCCCTTTACAAAATTGGCAAGGGCTCTTGTTTGAAGGTCCACGTGATGTGCGTACCGATCTTGCCAAACTCGGCGTTGCTGATGACCTCAACTTTGAAGGTTACGTTCTGGATCATGTTGAAGTCCACGAATGTAATTACAACTGGAAGACTTTTATTGAGGTCTACCTAGAGGACTATCACGTTGCTCCATTTCACCCTGGCTTGGGTAAGTTTGTTTCTTGCGAAGACTTGCGTTGGGAATTTGGTGACTGGCACAGCGTACAAACTGTTGGCATCCACAAGAACCTAGAGAAACCTGGCTCACCGGTTTATCAAAAGTGGCATGAAGCGGTATTGCGCCACCATGAGGGCAAGACGCCGCGCCATGGTGCCATTTGGCTTACCTACTATCCCAACGTTATGGTGGAGTGGTACCCAGGCGTTTTGTGCGTTTCAACATTACACCCAATGGGTCCAAACAAGACACGCAACATCGTCGAGTTTTATTACCCAGAAGAGATCGCCCTTTTTGAACGCGAGTTCGTAGAAGCAGAACGTGCAGCCTATATGGAAACCTGCATTGAAGATGATGAAATTGCAGAGCGCATGGATGCTGGTCGTGCCGCCCTGCTGGCTCGCGGTCAAAATGAAGTGGGCCCCTACCAAAGCCCAATGGAAGACGGCATGCAACATTTCCATGAATGGTACCGTCGCGCCATGAGTTACAAAGGCGCATAA
- the dnaG gene encoding DNA primase, which produces MALIPQSFIADLLNRVDIVDVVGQHVKLKKAGANYQGLCPFHSEKSPSFSVSPTKQFYHCFGCGAHGSAISFLMEYSGLGYVDAIEDLARSAGLDVPREERTANDVARQQQTMALSEVMSAATDWYRQQLKTAPRAVEYLKGRGLTGEIAKRYALGYAPDGWQGLEAVFGTYANDEVAKTLLEGGLLIQSEQTDNHQTARRYDRFRDRIMFPIRNPKGQTIGFGGRILDQGEPKYLNSPETPLFSKGNTLYGLFEARQAIRSQEYVLVCEGYMDVVALAQLGFPNAVATLGTACTANHVRMLLRQTDKVVFSFDGDSAGQRAAQRALEACLPLMSDDKEIRFLFLPTEHDPDSYVRAYGAPAFEKVIKEAMSISSFFFKIASQDHELTTPEGRAQTHHAAKPLLLSMPPIALRTQILRELAIRTNSTPAELESFCGLTVVPAPVQQGSYAASNQRAPNFVQANSGNRSQGAPWQASKGSAKRAPAQNIPPPQAPTDLAEQMLRVLIQFPHLGKALDANKRALALQASELRSEKALELMKDLLAQCDRIELIPSENGKPPAVGAGAFALFQEQLSRSELAPLYEVLRKRVMGSDLDLDGAVADLDGAFKKLELTHLKAEMTEIAKKIASSTATEQDRARYRELGERLKFS; this is translated from the coding sequence ATGGCTCTCATCCCCCAATCCTTCATTGCCGATTTATTGAATCGGGTTGACATCGTGGATGTGGTTGGGCAGCACGTGAAGTTAAAAAAAGCGGGCGCGAACTATCAAGGTTTGTGCCCCTTTCATTCTGAGAAATCTCCTTCATTTTCCGTGTCACCTACCAAGCAGTTTTATCACTGCTTTGGTTGCGGAGCGCATGGTTCTGCGATTAGCTTTCTCATGGAGTATTCCGGCCTTGGCTATGTAGACGCTATTGAAGACTTAGCGCGTTCTGCAGGATTAGATGTACCACGCGAAGAGCGCACTGCGAATGATGTTGCACGCCAACAGCAGACCATGGCTTTGAGTGAGGTCATGAGTGCGGCTACAGATTGGTATCGCCAACAACTCAAAACAGCGCCTCGTGCAGTGGAATACCTGAAGGGGCGCGGCCTGACTGGTGAGATTGCTAAACGCTATGCCTTAGGTTATGCGCCTGATGGTTGGCAGGGTCTTGAAGCAGTCTTTGGTACCTATGCCAATGATGAAGTGGCTAAGACTTTGCTTGAAGGTGGCTTGCTCATTCAGAGCGAGCAGACTGACAATCATCAGACTGCAAGACGCTACGATCGCTTTCGTGATCGCATCATGTTCCCGATTCGCAACCCCAAGGGTCAGACGATTGGTTTTGGTGGCCGCATTTTGGATCAAGGTGAGCCGAAGTATTTAAATTCTCCAGAGACACCACTGTTCTCTAAAGGCAATACGCTATACGGATTGTTCGAAGCAAGGCAAGCCATCCGCTCTCAAGAGTACGTCCTCGTATGCGAGGGTTATATGGATGTCGTAGCACTCGCGCAATTGGGTTTCCCCAATGCGGTAGCTACTTTGGGTACAGCCTGCACTGCCAATCACGTACGGATGTTGTTGCGACAAACGGATAAAGTCGTGTTTTCATTTGATGGTGACTCAGCTGGTCAGCGTGCTGCACAGCGTGCATTAGAGGCATGCCTTCCATTGATGTCAGATGACAAAGAGATTCGTTTCTTATTTTTGCCGACAGAGCATGACCCTGACAGTTATGTTCGTGCCTATGGTGCACCTGCCTTTGAAAAAGTCATTAAAGAAGCTATGTCGATCTCCAGCTTCTTCTTCAAAATTGCTAGCCAAGATCATGAGTTGACAACGCCCGAAGGTAGAGCGCAAACCCACCATGCAGCAAAACCTTTGCTGTTATCAATGCCACCAATTGCGCTACGTACGCAAATTTTGCGTGAGTTGGCCATTCGAACAAATTCAACACCGGCAGAGCTGGAGTCTTTCTGTGGATTAACAGTAGTCCCTGCACCAGTGCAGCAGGGTTCTTATGCGGCAAGCAATCAACGCGCACCTAACTTCGTACAAGCCAATAGTGGCAACAGATCGCAAGGCGCTCCTTGGCAAGCATCTAAGGGTTCAGCAAAAAGAGCTCCAGCACAAAATATTCCGCCTCCTCAAGCCCCCACCGATTTAGCTGAGCAGATGTTACGTGTCTTGATTCAGTTTCCGCATCTAGGAAAGGCTTTGGATGCCAACAAGCGGGCGCTTGCTTTACAGGCCTCCGAGTTGCGCTCAGAAAAAGCCCTGGAACTCATGAAGGATTTGTTGGCGCAATGCGATCGCATTGAGTTGATTCCTAGTGAAAATGGCAAGCCACCAGCAGTAGGTGCTGGCGCATTTGCTTTATTCCAAGAGCAGTTGTCCCGAAGTGAGTTAGCTCCGCTCTATGAGGTCTTGAGAAAGCGGGTGATGGGTTCAGATTTAGACCTCGATGGTGCAGTTGCTGACCTTGATGGGGCGTTTAAAAAGCTCGAACTCACACACCTCAAAGCGGAAATGACAGAAATCGCTAAAAAGATCGCTAGTAGCACTGCTACAGAGCAGGATCGAGCTCGATATCGCGAGTTGGGCGAAAGATTGAAATTCTCCTAA
- the xseB gene encoding exodeoxyribonuclease VII small subunit codes for MPAKKSEGQKPGLEVQIDPNLRYEQAVKELEKLISDMESGKFSLEETLLAYQRGAALLKHCQAMLAQVEQQVRVFEA; via the coding sequence ATGCCAGCAAAGAAATCTGAGGGTCAGAAACCCGGACTTGAGGTTCAAATCGACCCCAACTTGCGTTATGAGCAGGCTGTAAAGGAGCTAGAAAAGCTCATTTCTGACATGGAGTCTGGCAAATTCTCCCTGGAGGAAACACTTTTGGCCTATCAGCGTGGTGCAGCACTTCTCAAACATTGTCAGGCCATGCTTGCTCAAGTTGAGCAGCAAGTACGTGTATTTGAAGCTTAA
- a CDS encoding polyprenyl synthetase family protein, with protein sequence MNSALSFEDWVRAHGQRTELALEGLLDSANTNPARLHEAMRYAAQGGGKRIRPLLVYAAGALSDDTNPNALDAAAVAIECVHAYSLVHDDLPCMDDDDLRRGRPTVHKAFDEATALLVGDALQTRAFEVLANAQCDADIRLAMISALASASGSRGMAGGQAIDLDSVGKKLDLAGLKQMHAMKTGALLSCSVQMGGIAAKLSPGQMQHLQNYAQALGLAFQIVDDVLDATADSQTLGKTAGKDAANDKPTYVTLMGLDYALKAAKDLQETAIASLESFGTKAQALKDLALLVVNRGK encoded by the coding sequence ATGAACAGCGCACTTTCATTTGAGGATTGGGTTCGGGCTCACGGGCAGCGAACTGAATTGGCTTTAGAGGGCTTGCTTGATTCCGCCAATACCAACCCTGCGCGTTTGCATGAAGCCATGCGTTACGCCGCCCAAGGTGGCGGCAAACGTATTCGTCCTTTATTGGTGTATGCCGCTGGCGCCTTGAGTGACGATACCAATCCAAATGCATTAGATGCTGCTGCCGTAGCGATTGAATGTGTTCATGCCTATTCATTGGTGCACGACGATTTGCCTTGCATGGATGACGACGATTTGCGCCGTGGTCGACCTACGGTGCATAAGGCTTTTGATGAAGCGACTGCTTTATTGGTTGGTGATGCATTACAAACCCGCGCATTTGAAGTCTTGGCAAACGCACAGTGCGATGCCGATATTCGCCTAGCCATGATTAGTGCATTAGCTAGTGCATCTGGTTCACGTGGCATGGCTGGTGGCCAAGCGATCGATCTGGATAGCGTGGGTAAGAAACTAGATCTTGCCGGCTTAAAGCAAATGCATGCGATGAAAACCGGTGCCCTGCTTTCTTGTTCAGTGCAGATGGGCGGCATTGCTGCCAAACTGAGTCCAGGTCAAATGCAGCATCTTCAAAACTACGCCCAAGCCTTGGGCTTAGCTTTTCAAATTGTGGATGATGTGCTCGATGCCACTGCAGATAGTCAAACTCTTGGTAAAACTGCCGGGAAAGATGCTGCGAACGACAAGCCGACCTATGTGACCTTGATGGGTTTAGACTATGCACTGAAAGCAGCAAAAGATTTGCAAGAAACCGCAATTGCTAGCTTAGAGAGTTTTGGCACTAAAGCCCAAGCCCTGAAAGATTTGGCTCTGTTGGTAGTTAATAGAGGCAAATAA
- the dxs gene encoding 1-deoxy-D-xylulose-5-phosphate synthase, which produces MTLNSIHSPADLKKLPREQLPALADELRQFVLDSVSKTGGHLSSNLGTVELSIALHYVFDTPADRIVWDVGHQSYPHKILTGRRERMNTLRQFDGLSGFPRRAESEYDAFGTGHSSTSISAAMGMARAFQTKGEKQVAVAVIGDSAMTGGMAFEAMNNAGVYDDLPLVVILNDNDMSISPAVGALNRHLARLLSGNIYSATKKGIDSVLSIAPPLREFAKRLEDHAKGMVSPSTIFQEFGFNYFGPIDGHDLDALIPMLQNVRRLALEGRGPQFLHVVTRKGQGYELAEADPVLYHGPSKFNPEEGVKKSATPSQKTFTQVFGEWLCDMAHADPLLIGITPAMREGSGLVEFEQNFPKRYYDVGIAEQHAVTFAAGMACEGMKPVVAIYSTFLQRAYDQLIHDVAIQDLPVLFALDRAGLVGADGATHAGAYDIPFLRCIPNMLVLTPADEAECRDLLTTAFHQPHPSAVRYPRGAGVGTTPSKELRTVPLGKGELRRKSNAPAGQRIAILAFGTLLYPALEVAEQIDASVANMRFVKPLDLELLKSLAQDHDYFVTIEDGVIQGGAGSACLEALSAMGINKPLLQLGLPDAFVEHGDYKLLMSKCGLDSEGITKAISQRFPVKTATNPVAAGK; this is translated from the coding sequence ATGACTTTAAATTCTATTCACTCCCCTGCAGATTTAAAAAAACTTCCTCGTGAGCAGCTTCCTGCGCTCGCAGATGAGTTGCGCCAGTTTGTATTGGATTCTGTTTCAAAAACAGGTGGACATCTTTCCTCTAATTTAGGTACGGTAGAGTTATCGATTGCTTTGCATTATGTTTTTGATACGCCGGCAGATCGAATTGTGTGGGATGTGGGTCATCAAAGTTATCCGCACAAAATTTTGACTGGTCGTCGTGAGCGCATGAATACCCTGCGTCAGTTCGATGGTTTGTCTGGTTTTCCACGTCGTGCTGAAAGTGAATACGATGCCTTTGGTACTGGTCACTCCTCTACGAGTATTTCTGCAGCCATGGGCATGGCGCGCGCTTTTCAAACCAAGGGCGAGAAACAAGTTGCTGTTGCAGTGATTGGTGATAGCGCGATGACTGGCGGCATGGCATTTGAAGCCATGAACAATGCCGGTGTGTATGACGACTTGCCATTAGTAGTCATTCTGAATGACAACGACATGTCGATTTCACCTGCAGTGGGCGCGCTCAATCGACATCTTGCTAGATTATTGAGTGGCAATATTTACTCGGCTACCAAGAAGGGTATCGATAGTGTTTTATCCATTGCGCCTCCTTTGCGTGAGTTTGCAAAACGCTTGGAAGATCATGCCAAGGGTATGGTCTCACCATCAACCATTTTTCAAGAGTTTGGCTTTAACTACTTTGGGCCAATTGATGGCCACGATTTGGATGCTCTGATTCCGATGCTGCAAAACGTGCGTCGCTTGGCGCTCGAGGGTCGTGGCCCACAGTTTTTACACGTAGTGACGCGCAAAGGTCAGGGTTATGAGTTAGCTGAAGCGGACCCAGTTCTGTATCACGGCCCTAGCAAATTCAACCCAGAAGAGGGTGTGAAGAAGTCCGCTACGCCTTCTCAAAAAACCTTTACACAAGTCTTTGGTGAGTGGTTGTGCGATATGGCGCACGCCGATCCATTATTAATTGGTATCACGCCAGCAATGCGCGAAGGTTCTGGCCTTGTCGAGTTTGAGCAGAATTTCCCGAAACGTTATTACGACGTCGGTATTGCAGAACAGCATGCGGTGACTTTTGCTGCCGGTATGGCATGCGAAGGTATGAAGCCCGTCGTGGCAATCTACTCAACTTTCTTGCAGCGTGCTTACGATCAATTGATTCATGATGTGGCCATTCAGGATTTGCCGGTGCTGTTTGCATTGGATCGCGCTGGTTTGGTTGGCGCAGATGGTGCGACGCATGCCGGCGCGTATGACATTCCATTCTTGCGTTGCATTCCGAATATGTTGGTATTGACTCCAGCAGATGAAGCAGAGTGCCGTGATTTGTTGACAACCGCTTTTCATCAGCCACACCCAAGCGCAGTTCGATACCCGCGTGGCGCTGGTGTTGGAACCACTCCTTCAAAAGAATTGCGTACCGTGCCATTAGGTAAAGGTGAATTACGTCGCAAGTCCAATGCCCCTGCCGGTCAGCGTATCGCGATTTTGGCTTTTGGCACTTTGCTCTACCCAGCGCTCGAGGTTGCTGAGCAAATCGATGCCTCTGTTGCCAATATGCGTTTTGTGAAACCATTGGATCTAGAACTACTTAAATCTTTGGCGCAAGATCATGATTATTTTGTGACGATTGAGGATGGCGTGATTCAGGGCGGTGCTGGAAGTGCGTGCTTAGAGGCACTTTCTGCCATGGGCATCAACAAACCCCTATTGCAATTAGGTCTTCCAGATGCATTCGTAGAGCATGGTGATTACAAACTCTTGATGAGCAAATGTGGGCTTGATTCTGAGGGTATTACCAAGGCTATTTCCCAACGTTTTCCAGTAAAAACCGCTACAAATCCTGTGGCCGCAGGCAAATAA
- the rpsU gene encoding 30S ribosomal protein S21, protein MTTVRLRENEPFEVALRRFKRTIEKNGLLTDLRAREFYEKPTAERKRKKAAAAKRHYKRIRSQMLPKKLY, encoded by the coding sequence ATGACTACAGTCCGCCTCCGTGAGAACGAACCTTTTGAAGTGGCATTGCGCCGTTTCAAGCGCACCATTGAAAAGAATGGCCTTTTGACAGACTTGCGTGCCCGCGAGTTCTACGAGAAGCCAACGGCTGAACGTAAGCGCAAGAAGGCCGCTGCTGCTAAACGCCATTACAAGCGTATTCGCAGCCAGATGTTGCCTAAAAAGCTTTACTAA
- a CDS encoding ZIP family metal transporter, whose amino-acid sequence MSVLQSILLVTALAGTVSVLVAASFSLAFLSKMVHSMVSVSVGILLATALLHSLPEAFTMPGVNPQLLFATLLAGLLGFFLLEKIALLRHSHHHEGDGHGHHHGHDAEVAGRSGWMILVGDGLHNFVDGVLIAAAFMADYQVGIFTAIAIIAHEIPQEIGDFIVLLNAGFTRTRALMYNLICGLSAVIGGVLAYFFLEKAHAAMPYLLVIAASSFIYIAVSDLIPQMHRRPHWVESLRQTILIACGVGFVILLSLLH is encoded by the coding sequence ATGTCAGTACTGCAAAGCATTTTGTTGGTAACAGCGCTTGCGGGAACCGTTAGCGTTCTGGTTGCTGCAAGCTTTTCTTTGGCTTTTCTGTCAAAGATGGTTCATAGCATGGTGAGTGTGTCGGTAGGTATCTTGCTGGCCACCGCCTTGCTACATTCCTTGCCTGAGGCATTCACGATGCCGGGCGTCAACCCCCAACTGCTATTTGCAACCTTACTTGCAGGCCTCTTAGGATTTTTCTTGCTGGAGAAAATTGCATTACTACGTCACAGCCATCATCACGAAGGTGATGGCCATGGCCATCACCATGGCCATGATGCGGAAGTGGCAGGTCGCAGCGGTTGGATGATTTTGGTTGGTGATGGTTTGCATAATTTTGTTGATGGGGTTTTGATTGCTGCTGCGTTCATGGCTGATTACCAGGTGGGCATCTTTACTGCAATCGCCATCATTGCTCATGAGATCCCGCAGGAGATTGGTGATTTCATCGTATTGCTGAATGCCGGATTCACTCGCACTCGTGCATTAATGTACAACCTGATTTGTGGTTTATCTGCAGTGATAGGTGGGGTATTGGCGTACTTCTTCTTGGAGAAGGCGCATGCGGCAATGCCTTATTTGCTGGTGATTGCTGCAAGTAGTTTTATCTATATTGCTGTGAGTGATCTCATTCCGCAAATGCATCGCCGCCCACATTGGGTTGAGTCTTTACGTCAAACAATCTTGATTGCTTGTGGTGTTGGCTTCGTAATCTTGCTTTCGCTTTTGCATTAA